A stretch of Sphingomicrobium flavum DNA encodes these proteins:
- the ntrX gene encoding nitrogen assimilation response regulator NtrX produces the protein MALEVLVVDDEADIRELVSGVLEDEGYEVRTAGDSDSALEAIEQRRPQLALLDVWLQGSKLDGLQLLEAIKDRDPTLPVIMISGHGNLDTAVAAVRAGAVDFIEKPFEAEKLLHLVGRATETDRLRRENEQLKAQSGQEDQLNGNSAALNAVRATLKRVAPTGSRVMINGPAGVGKEIAARTIHQWSPRAAAPFITVSSAMMAPERVEEELFGVERDGVARPGLLEQAHGGTLFLDEIADMPLNTQAKILRVLTDQSYTRVGGQRPVKVDVRVLSATSRDLQEEIDAGRFREDLFYRLNVVPVRIPPLAERREDIPVLVDHFLARFAAERRMPPPGVSDEALAALQAHDWPGNVRQLRNIIERTMIMMPGNRAECIEIDLLPPEVTDGGGDGGSITSSAAIMGSPLREARENFEREYLKIQIRRFSGNISRTAAFIGMERSALHRKLKALGINEKRSGEDK, from the coding sequence ATGGCGCTTGAAGTGCTGGTCGTCGACGACGAAGCCGATATCCGCGAACTGGTCTCCGGCGTGCTGGAGGATGAAGGCTATGAGGTGCGCACCGCTGGCGACAGCGATAGCGCGCTCGAGGCTATCGAACAGCGCCGCCCGCAGCTCGCATTGCTCGATGTCTGGCTGCAGGGCTCCAAACTGGATGGCCTGCAATTGCTTGAAGCCATCAAGGACCGCGATCCCACTTTGCCCGTCATCATGATTTCAGGTCATGGCAATCTCGATACCGCGGTCGCCGCGGTGCGCGCCGGCGCGGTCGATTTCATCGAAAAGCCGTTCGAAGCCGAAAAGTTGCTCCACCTGGTGGGCCGCGCGACCGAAACCGATCGCCTGCGCCGCGAAAACGAGCAATTGAAGGCGCAAAGCGGCCAGGAGGATCAGCTCAACGGCAATAGCGCCGCGTTGAACGCCGTGCGAGCCACCTTGAAACGTGTCGCGCCCACCGGCAGCCGCGTCATGATCAATGGCCCGGCCGGGGTCGGCAAGGAAATCGCCGCGCGTACCATCCACCAGTGGAGCCCGCGCGCCGCTGCACCCTTCATCACCGTTTCTTCCGCCATGATGGCGCCCGAGCGGGTGGAAGAAGAGTTGTTCGGTGTGGAGCGCGACGGCGTGGCGCGTCCCGGCCTGCTCGAACAGGCGCATGGCGGCACGCTCTTTCTCGACGAAATTGCGGATATGCCCTTGAATACGCAGGCCAAGATCCTGCGCGTGCTGACCGACCAGAGCTATACGAGGGTAGGAGGGCAGCGCCCCGTCAAGGTCGATGTGCGCGTCCTCTCGGCCACCTCACGCGACTTGCAGGAAGAAATCGACGCCGGGCGCTTCCGCGAAGACCTTTTCTATCGTCTGAACGTGGTGCCCGTGCGCATTCCGCCGCTTGCCGAGCGGCGTGAGGACATTCCCGTGCTGGTCGATCATTTTCTCGCGCGCTTCGCCGCCGAACGGCGCATGCCACCGCCCGGCGTATCGGACGAGGCGCTGGCCGCGCTGCAGGCGCATGACTGGCCGGGCAATGTGCGCCAGCTGCGCAACATCATCGAGCGCACCATGATCATGATGCCCGGTAACCGCGCTGAATGTATCGAAATAGACCTGCTGCCGCCCGAAGTCACCGACGGCGGCGGGGATGGGGGGAGCATCACCTCATCGGCCGCCATCATGGGCTCGCCGCTGCGCGAGGCACGCGAGAATTTCGAGCGCGAATATCTCAAAATCCAGATCCGCCGCTTTTCGGGCAATATTTCGCGCACCGCAGCCTTTATCGGGATGGAGCGTTCAGCACTGCACCGTAAATTGAAGGCGCTGGGCATCAATGAGAAGCGCAGCGGCGAAGATAAGTAA
- the hfq gene encoding RNA chaperone Hfq: protein MADNAQSLQHIFLNACRKQKLPVSLFLMKRVRLQGQVAGFGSYALLLQRDGAEQLVYKHSICSILPAQDPVIEAPAHHGESMQDDFLTRHLGNPLTVFLANGDMLKGKLMAHDNFVLLLGTRQGPQLLFKHALSTLQPGDNH, encoded by the coding sequence ATGGCCGATAATGCGCAGTCATTGCAGCATATTTTCCTCAATGCCTGTCGCAAGCAGAAGCTGCCGGTCAGCCTGTTCCTGATGAAGCGGGTGCGCCTGCAGGGGCAGGTGGCAGGCTTTGGCAGCTACGCGCTCCTGCTGCAGCGCGACGGGGCCGAACAGCTGGTCTACAAGCACAGCATCTGTTCGATCCTGCCCGCGCAGGACCCGGTTATCGAAGCGCCTGCGCATCATGGTGAATCGATGCAGGATGATTTCCTCACCCGGCATCTTGGCAATCCGCTGACCGTATTTCTCGCCAATGGCGACATGCTCAAGGGCAAGCTGATGGCGCATGACAATTTCGTCTTGCTGCTCGGCACGCGCCAAGGCCCGCAACTCTTGTTCAAACATGCGCTGTCCACGCTGCAGCCGGGAGACAATCACTGA
- the hflX gene encoding GTPase HflX, giving the protein MSIFNRDEDDGIARGEAALLVVPEIVQKPASRSADARIAEASGLAEAIGIEVVDSRAYRIRAIKPGSLFGMGQVEEMAELADDAKAGLVIVDGALTPVQQKTLEDKTKRKVIDRTGLILEIFGERAATAEGRLQVELAHLDYQAGRLVRSWTHLERQRGGFGFLGGPGETQIEADRRMIRDRMAKIRKELEQVKKTRGLHRDRRQRAPWPVVALVGYTNAGKSTLFNRLTRASVMAEDLLFATLDPTMREIRVPGHDKVILSDTVGFVSDLPTQLVAAFRATLEEVESADLILHVRDISHGDSEAQAEDVEQVLAELGLDGDGAPPRLEIWNKMDLLSGERREQVVNEALRRDDVLAISAQTGEGVDAMLERVGTMLTPDTTLYTIELPAGDGARLSWLHSRGKVQESSVEGDVMTLKVELSAEAKARFDAL; this is encoded by the coding sequence CTGAGTATTTTCAATCGCGACGAAGATGATGGCATCGCCCGGGGCGAGGCTGCACTGCTCGTCGTGCCCGAAATCGTCCAGAAGCCCGCCTCGCGCTCCGCCGATGCGCGAATTGCCGAGGCGAGCGGTCTTGCCGAAGCCATCGGCATCGAAGTGGTCGACAGCCGCGCCTATCGCATCCGCGCCATCAAGCCGGGCAGCCTGTTCGGCATGGGCCAGGTCGAAGAAATGGCCGAGCTGGCCGACGACGCCAAGGCCGGCCTCGTCATCGTCGATGGCGCGTTGACGCCGGTGCAGCAGAAGACGCTGGAGGACAAGACCAAGCGCAAGGTCATCGATCGCACCGGGCTCATCCTCGAAATCTTTGGCGAGCGCGCGGCAACGGCGGAAGGCCGCCTTCAGGTCGAACTCGCGCATCTCGACTATCAGGCCGGCCGATTGGTGCGCAGTTGGACCCACCTTGAACGCCAGCGCGGCGGTTTCGGCTTCCTCGGCGGTCCTGGTGAAACCCAGATCGAGGCCGACAGGCGCATGATCCGCGATCGCATGGCCAAGATCCGCAAGGAGCTGGAACAGGTCAAGAAAACCCGCGGCCTGCACCGCGATCGGCGCCAACGCGCGCCCTGGCCGGTGGTCGCGCTTGTCGGTTACACCAACGCGGGGAAATCGACACTTTTCAATCGCTTGACGCGCGCTTCTGTGATGGCGGAAGACCTATTGTTTGCCACTCTGGATCCGACCATGCGCGAAATTCGCGTGCCCGGGCATGACAAGGTGATCCTGTCGGACACAGTGGGCTTCGTCTCCGACCTGCCGACGCAGCTGGTCGCCGCCTTCCGCGCCACGCTGGAAGAGGTGGAATCGGCCGATCTCATCCTCCATGTCCGCGATATCTCGCACGGCGACAGCGAAGCGCAGGCCGAGGATGTGGAACAGGTGCTCGCAGAACTGGGCCTTGACGGTGATGGCGCGCCGCCGCGCCTGGAAATCTGGAACAAGATGGACCTCCTGTCGGGGGAGCGACGCGAACAGGTGGTCAACGAGGCGCTGCGCCGCGATGACGTGCTGGCGATCAGCGCGCAGACCGGGGAGGGCGTGGACGCCATGCTTGAACGCGTCGGCACCATGCTGACGCCCGACACCACGCTGTACACCATCGAGCTTCCGGCGGGCGACGGGGCACGCCTCAGCTGGCTCCACAGCCGCGGCAAAGTGCAGGAAAGCAGCGTTGAAGGTGACGTCATGACGCTAAAGGTGGAGTTGAGCGCAGAAGCAAAGGCCCGTTTTGACGCCCTTTAG
- the mazG gene encoding nucleoside triphosphate pyrophosphohydrolase, translated as MSLDRLTQIMRRLRDPKTGCEWDSVQNFATIAPYTIEEAYEVADAIAREDMDGLADELGDLQLQVIFHSVMAEEAGHFTLDDVFARICDKMERRHPHIFGEAKKGGHHLWEEIKAAEREKDADQSALAGVALALPALERAQKLQKRAARTGFDWPDASGAKDKIAEELAEVEAAQSEAEREEEIGDLLFAVVNLARFLNVDSEEALRKANRKFEKRFRSIETAPDFEAMSLDEKEELWQEAKR; from the coding sequence ATGAGCCTCGACCGCCTCACCCAGATCATGCGCCGTCTTCGCGATCCGAAGACGGGCTGCGAATGGGATAGCGTGCAGAATTTCGCCACCATCGCGCCCTACACGATCGAGGAGGCCTATGAAGTGGCCGACGCCATCGCTCGCGAGGATATGGATGGGCTTGCCGACGAACTGGGCGATCTGCAGCTGCAGGTAATCTTCCACAGCGTAATGGCGGAAGAAGCCGGGCATTTCACGCTGGACGATGTGTTCGCGCGGATCTGCGACAAGATGGAGCGGCGGCACCCGCATATCTTTGGCGAGGCCAAGAAGGGCGGACATCATCTGTGGGAGGAGATCAAGGCGGCCGAACGCGAGAAAGACGCGGACCAGAGCGCGCTGGCCGGGGTTGCGCTCGCCCTCCCCGCACTGGAACGGGCGCAAAAGCTGCAGAAGCGCGCGGCGCGGACGGGGTTCGACTGGCCCGATGCTTCGGGAGCGAAGGACAAGATTGCCGAGGAGCTGGCCGAGGTTGAGGCCGCGCAGAGCGAGGCAGAGCGCGAGGAAGAGATTGGCGACCTGCTGTTTGCGGTCGTCAATCTGGCGCGCTTCCTGAACGTCGACAGCGAAGAGGCGCTCCGCAAGGCCAATCGCAAGTTCGAGAAACGCTTTCGCTCCATCGAAACGGCGCCGGATTTTGAGGCTATGTCGTTGGACGAAAAAGAGGAATTGTGGCAGGAGGCCAAGCGCTAA
- a CDS encoding DUF819 family protein, producing MTEAAIEAPLITNTAVHFGLLCAVLGLLFWLRSLGGFWDKFFRFLPIILLCYLIPSLMSSFGIISEEYTGLWPVARDYFLPAALILLTLSIDLKAVIGLGPKALIMFFTATIGIIIGGPIAVALVGTFSPETVGGEGADAVWRGLATVAGSWIGGGANQTAMLEVYGYNVDNYAAMVAVDIVVANIWMAFLLYGAGNPEPIDRWLRADTSAIDRLKVQMADYSAKTERIGQVPDYMLLLAITFVGVGLSHLVAMIVGGWIGSLPGMEESVLSASFFWVVVTATTFGLALSFTPFSQLEGAGASKFGTVFIFLLVTVIGTRMDIFSVAEQPMIFLVGIIWMLVHTILLFIVAKWIRAPFFFIAIGSKANVGGAASAPVLAAAFHPALAPVGVLLAVLGYALGTYGAILTAEMMQIVAP from the coding sequence TTGACCGAGGCCGCCATCGAAGCACCGCTGATCACCAACACCGCCGTTCATTTCGGGTTGTTATGCGCGGTATTGGGACTGCTGTTCTGGCTGCGCAGCCTGGGCGGCTTCTGGGACAAATTCTTCCGTTTCCTCCCCATCATCCTGCTTTGCTATCTGATCCCGTCGCTGATGAGCAGTTTCGGCATCATCAGCGAGGAATATACCGGCCTCTGGCCCGTCGCCCGCGACTATTTCCTGCCCGCCGCGCTCATCCTGCTGACATTGAGCATCGATCTCAAAGCCGTGATCGGCCTGGGCCCCAAGGCACTGATCATGTTCTTCACCGCCACCATCGGCATCATCATCGGCGGCCCGATCGCTGTGGCCCTGGTCGGCACCTTCAGCCCGGAAACCGTCGGCGGAGAGGGGGCCGATGCGGTCTGGCGCGGGCTCGCCACCGTGGCGGGCAGCTGGATCGGCGGCGGCGCCAACCAGACCGCCATGCTCGAAGTCTATGGCTATAATGTCGACAATTATGCCGCGATGGTCGCGGTGGATATCGTGGTCGCCAATATTTGGATGGCCTTCCTGCTTTATGGAGCGGGCAATCCCGAGCCCATCGATCGCTGGCTGAGGGCCGACACCAGCGCCATCGACCGCCTCAAGGTCCAGATGGCCGATTATAGCGCCAAGACCGAACGGATCGGCCAGGTGCCCGATTATATGCTGCTTCTGGCGATCACCTTCGTCGGGGTCGGCCTGTCGCACCTTGTGGCGATGATCGTCGGCGGCTGGATCGGCTCGCTGCCCGGCATGGAAGAAAGTGTGCTGTCCGCCAGCTTCTTCTGGGTCGTCGTGACCGCTACCACCTTCGGCCTGGCGCTAAGCTTCACCCCGTTCAGCCAGCTTGAAGGGGCGGGCGCATCCAAATTCGGCACCGTCTTCATCTTCCTGCTCGTGACCGTCATCGGCACGCGCATGGATATCTTCTCGGTCGCCGAACAGCCGATGATCTTCCTCGTGGGGATCATCTGGATGCTGGTGCACACCATTCTGCTCTTCATCGTCGCCAAATGGATCCGCGCGCCATTCTTCTTCATCGCCATCGGGTCGAAGGCCAATGTGGGCGGGGCGGCGTCAGCGCCAGTTCTGGCCGCAGCCTTCCATCCCGCACTGGCGCCGGTCGGCGTGCTGCTCGCGGTGCTGGGCTATGCGCTCGGCACCTATGGCGCGATCCTGACCGCCGAGATGATGCAGATCGTCGCGCCCTAA
- a CDS encoding retropepsin-like aspartic protease family protein — protein sequence MTINWAAGGLLIIFAIFLLSGLIGGRRGEPLGKLAKMALSWVVIFAAVFVLFTFRDDFGYVFQRLQAEATGAPVELEDEIRIPMAVDGHFWIEADVNGMPVNFLVDSGATVTTLGASAAQAAGVEREAQANQLVETANGTVAVYRGRAQLLEAAGVRRENMRVHVAERDDMNVLGMNFLSSLDRWSVEGRWLILQP from the coding sequence GTGACGATAAATTGGGCCGCGGGCGGCCTCTTGATCATTTTTGCCATCTTCCTGCTGAGCGGCCTGATCGGTGGCCGCCGCGGCGAACCGCTGGGCAAATTGGCCAAGATGGCGCTGTCCTGGGTGGTAATCTTTGCCGCCGTCTTCGTACTTTTCACTTTTCGTGACGATTTTGGCTATGTTTTTCAGCGGCTTCAGGCCGAAGCGACGGGCGCGCCAGTGGAGCTTGAGGATGAAATCCGTATTCCGATGGCGGTCGACGGGCATTTCTGGATCGAGGCGGACGTCAACGGCATGCCGGTGAACTTCCTGGTCGATAGCGGCGCCACGGTGACGACCTTGGGCGCATCGGCAGCGCAGGCCGCCGGCGTCGAGCGCGAAGCCCAGGCCAACCAGCTGGTCGAAACAGCCAATGGAACGGTCGCAGTCTATCGCGGTCGCGCGCAACTGTTAGAAGCTGCGGGCGTCCGGCGCGAGAATATGCGGGTCCATGTGGCTGAGCGCGACGATATGAATGTGCTGGGCATGAATTTCCTGTCATCGCTTGATCGATGGTCCGTGGAGGGTCGTTGGCTGATTTTACAGCCGTGA
- a CDS encoding MBL fold metallo-hydrolase: MKARILGCGTSSGVPRIGNDWGACDPANPKNRRTRSAITLEHGGERLLVDCGPDLREQLLDAQIDHVDATIVTHDHADHCHGIDDLRQLVRRNGRKMPLWARPDTIERLRTRFSYAFQGHKYYDALLDPVPLVENQREWAGGLLRFVDQPHGGITSLGLRFDADGHSIAYAIDFHDLTDEMTALYEGVDVWICDCLGRKPHPTHTHLDAVMGWARELKVGQIWLTHLDIVMDHAQLMSELPDWAAPAHDGLEIIL, encoded by the coding sequence GTGAAGGCGCGCATTCTCGGCTGCGGCACATCGAGCGGGGTGCCGCGGATCGGGAATGACTGGGGCGCCTGCGATCCCGCCAATCCCAAGAACCGGCGCACACGTTCTGCCATCACGCTCGAGCATGGCGGCGAGCGCTTGTTGGTGGATTGCGGGCCGGACCTTCGCGAACAGCTGCTGGACGCCCAGATCGATCATGTCGATGCGACCATCGTGACGCATGACCATGCCGATCACTGCCACGGCATTGACGATCTGCGGCAACTGGTGCGGCGCAATGGCAGAAAGATGCCCTTATGGGCGCGGCCGGACACGATCGAGCGGCTGCGGACGCGCTTTTCTTATGCTTTCCAGGGCCACAAATATTATGATGCGTTGCTCGATCCGGTGCCGCTTGTCGAAAATCAGCGCGAATGGGCGGGCGGGCTGCTGCGCTTCGTCGATCAACCGCATGGTGGCATCACCAGCCTCGGGCTGCGGTTCGATGCCGACGGGCATTCAATCGCTTATGCTATAGATTTCCATGACTTAACCGACGAAATGACGGCGCTTTATGAAGGCGTGGATGTCTGGATTTGTGACTGTCTTGGCCGCAAACCGCATCCCACGCACACGCATCTCGATGCCGTGATGGGCTGGGCGCGCGAGCTCAAGGTCGGGCAGATATGGCTCACGCATCTCGACATCGTGATGGATCATGCCCAACTAATGAGTGAGCTGCCCGATTGGGCGGCGCCGGCGCATGACGGGTTGGAGATCATATTGTGA
- a CDS encoding TatD family hydrolase, with protein MSLIDSHCHLNYEGLIERQDEVIANARGRGVTGMLNISTRQKEWDAIIATAEKHEDIWATVGVHPHEADAHPDLGAAALIEAAKHPKVVAIGECGLDYYYDKSDRGAQKERFQAHIEAARATGLPLVIHTRDAEEDTAEILRRETAKGGVTGVLHCFTSSQWLADVGLECGFYVSISGIVTFKNAKGLQDTAQKLPLERLLIETDSPFLAPVPNRGKTCEPAFVADTAAFLAELRGEDVEALKQATADNFFKLFDKAAA; from the coding sequence GTGAGCCTGATAGATAGCCATTGCCACCTCAATTATGAGGGGCTGATCGAGCGGCAGGACGAGGTGATCGCCAATGCGCGCGGGCGCGGCGTCACCGGCATGCTCAACATTTCCACGCGCCAGAAGGAATGGGACGCGATCATCGCGACCGCCGAGAAGCATGAGGATATCTGGGCCACCGTTGGCGTGCATCCCCACGAGGCCGACGCGCATCCCGATCTGGGCGCAGCGGCGCTGATTGAGGCCGCCAAGCATCCCAAGGTGGTCGCGATCGGCGAATGCGGGCTCGATTATTATTATGACAAGTCTGATCGCGGTGCACAGAAAGAGCGGTTCCAGGCGCATATCGAGGCGGCGCGCGCAACCGGGCTGCCTTTGGTCATCCATACGCGCGATGCCGAGGAAGATACCGCCGAGATCCTGCGCCGCGAGACCGCCAAGGGCGGGGTGACGGGCGTGCTGCACTGCTTCACCAGTTCGCAATGGCTGGCCGATGTCGGGCTGGAATGCGGCTTCTATGTCTCGATCAGCGGGATCGTGACCTTCAAGAATGCCAAGGGACTACAGGATACCGCGCAGAAACTGCCGCTCGAGCGGCTGCTGATCGAAACCGACAGTCCTTTCCTTGCGCCCGTGCCCAATCGCGGCAAGACCTGCGAGCCGGCATTCGTGGCAGATACGGCGGCGTTCCTGGCGGAATTGCGCGGCGAGGATGTTGAGGCATTGAAGCAAGCGACTGCCGATAACTTCTTCAAACTGTTCGATAAAGCGGCGGCGTGA
- the metG gene encoding methionine--tRNA ligase: MSKPYYLTTAISYPNGAPHIGHAYEAIAADVMARFQRAQGRDVYFQTGTDEHGLKMAQAARDQGMAPGELAAKMSQLFIDMCDALDVTYDRFIRTTDEDHHKACQAIWTAIEEKGDFYLGRYEGWYSVRDEAFYDEKELKEGEGGEKLSPEGTPVEWTVEESWFFKLSAYQQPLLDHIAANPDFIQPTSRRNEVVSFLESGLRDLSVSRTSFDWGVPLPGSEGHVMYVWLDALTNYITGVGYPDGGDKWDKYWPAACHLIGKDIVRFHCIYWPAFLMSADIALPEQVYAHGHLLGEGGIKMSKSLGNVVDPKQMWERYGVDALRYFLMREVTFGQDGAVGEEALVTRVNAELANSFGNLAQRTLSMIHKNCDGVIPAAGNASEDKALLDDVMAAATQKLPEAFDRWAFSAGLEAWLAAVYACNAYVDTMAPWALKKTDPDRMAEVLGTLAAAIQPLALALLPVAPTGAQAILDQLKSGEGGQPIDKPTPAFPRLELPEQEA, translated from the coding sequence ATGTCCAAACCCTATTATCTTACCACGGCGATCAGCTATCCCAATGGCGCGCCGCATATCGGCCATGCCTATGAGGCGATTGCCGCCGATGTCATGGCGCGGTTCCAGCGCGCGCAGGGCCGCGATGTCTATTTCCAGACGGGGACGGACGAACATGGTCTGAAAATGGCGCAGGCGGCCCGCGACCAAGGGATGGCACCGGGTGAGCTGGCAGCCAAAATGTCGCAGCTTTTCATCGACATGTGCGATGCTCTTGATGTGACCTATGACCGTTTCATCCGCACCACGGACGAGGACCATCACAAGGCCTGCCAGGCCATCTGGACGGCGATCGAGGAAAAAGGCGACTTCTATCTTGGCCGTTACGAAGGCTGGTATTCGGTGCGCGACGAGGCCTTTTACGACGAGAAGGAGCTGAAAGAGGGCGAGGGGGGCGAAAAATTGTCGCCCGAGGGTACGCCGGTCGAATGGACGGTGGAGGAGAGCTGGTTCTTCAAGCTTTCGGCCTATCAGCAGCCCTTGCTGGACCATATTGCTGCCAACCCAGACTTCATCCAGCCTACGAGCCGCCGCAACGAGGTGGTGAGCTTCCTTGAAAGCGGGCTGCGCGACCTGTCGGTCAGCCGCACCAGCTTCGACTGGGGCGTTCCGCTCCCGGGCAGCGAGGGCCATGTCATGTATGTGTGGCTGGATGCGCTCACCAACTATATCACTGGCGTTGGCTATCCCGATGGCGGGGATAAATGGGACAAATATTGGCCTGCGGCCTGCCACCTGATCGGCAAGGACATCGTGCGCTTCCATTGCATCTACTGGCCGGCCTTCCTGATGAGCGCCGATATCGCGCTGCCCGAGCAGGTTTATGCCCATGGGCATCTGCTGGGCGAAGGCGGCATCAAGATGTCGAAAAGCCTCGGCAACGTGGTCGATCCCAAGCAGATGTGGGAGCGCTATGGCGTCGATGCGCTGCGCTATTTCCTGATGCGCGAAGTGACCTTCGGCCAGGATGGCGCAGTGGGCGAGGAAGCACTGGTGACGCGCGTCAATGCCGAGCTCGCCAACAGCTTCGGCAATCTGGCGCAGCGCACCTTGTCGATGATCCACAAGAATTGCGATGGCGTGATCCCCGCCGCCGGAAATGCCAGCGAAGACAAGGCGTTGCTCGATGACGTCATGGCGGCAGCGACGCAGAAACTGCCCGAGGCCTTCGACCGCTGGGCCTTTTCGGCCGGGCTCGAGGCCTGGCTGGCCGCGGTCTATGCCTGCAATGCCTATGTCGACACGATGGCGCCTTGGGCGCTGAAAAAGACTGATCCGGATCGCATGGCCGAAGTGCTCGGCACGTTGGCGGCGGCGATCCAGCCCTTGGCGCTAGCGCTTCTGCCGGTGGCGCCGACGGGTGCGCAGGCCATTCTCGACCAGCTGAAGAGCGGGGAAGGGGGCCAGCCCATCGACAAGCCGACCCCCGCCTTCCCGCGCCTCGAACTGCCGGAGCAGGAAGCGTGA
- a CDS encoding DNA polymerase III subunit delta' codes for MIEGQDAAVHQFLKAWRTGTPHHAWLLAGPMGVGKATFAKDIATHVLAAAVSGGDHGTGLEIISTGPTASLMEAGSHPDFRLIERQLNDKKTALKRNISVDQIRNIGKFLNVTASLSPWRVILIDSADDLEASGANALLKMLEEPPAHTLFMLVSHAPGRLLPTIKSRCRRLEFQPLKDDVMASVLRQQLPGKSADEFSALTELSQGSAGRAIAMAELDLASIVDQARAIMRRGDPTNAGRAALVQSLTNKANAERYARFLDIVPSLIAAEARTADPMQREALLEAYREVRQIAAVAPRLTLDPGSVVLRIGSKLAHAAPQPA; via the coding sequence ATGATCGAAGGGCAGGACGCGGCGGTCCATCAATTTCTGAAAGCCTGGCGCACCGGCACGCCGCATCATGCCTGGCTGCTGGCGGGGCCGATGGGCGTGGGCAAGGCGACCTTTGCGAAGGATATCGCCACCCATGTGCTGGCCGCAGCGGTCAGTGGCGGCGATCATGGCACGGGGCTTGAGATTATTTCGACCGGGCCGACCGCCTCTTTGATGGAGGCGGGCAGCCATCCCGATTTCCGCCTGATCGAACGGCAGCTCAACGACAAGAAGACTGCGCTCAAGCGCAATATCAGCGTCGACCAGATCCGCAATATCGGCAAGTTCCTGAACGTCACCGCATCGCTCAGCCCGTGGCGGGTGATCCTGATCGACAGCGCGGACGATCTGGAAGCGAGCGGCGCCAATGCGCTGCTCAAGATGCTGGAAGAACCGCCCGCGCACACCTTGTTCATGCTGGTCAGCCATGCGCCCGGTCGCCTGCTGCCGACCATCAAGTCGCGCTGCAGAAGGCTGGAATTTCAACCGCTTAAAGATGACGTCATGGCGTCGGTCCTGCGCCAGCAGCTGCCCGGCAAGAGCGCGGACGAATTCTCCGCGCTGACTGAGCTGTCGCAAGGCTCGGCAGGCCGCGCGATCGCCATGGCCGAACTGGACCTGGCCAGCATCGTCGACCAGGCGCGCGCCATCATGCGCCGCGGCGACCCCACCAATGCCGGCCGCGCCGCGCTGGTCCAGTCGCTGACCAACAAGGCCAATGCCGAGCGTTATGCCCGTTTCCTCGATATCGTGCCTTCGCTGATTGCGGCGGAGGCGCGCACGGCCGATCCGATGCAGCGCGAAGCCTTGCTGGAAGCCTATCGCGAAGTGCGCCAGATCGCTGCGGTCGCGCCGCGCCTGACGCTCGATCCAGGATCGGTGGTGCTGCGGATCGGATCCAAACTTGCGCATGCCGCGCCTCAGCCTGCTTGA
- the tmk gene encoding dTMP kinase, producing MMTGRFISLEGGEGVGKSTQLAALAEALEGRGVEVLVTREPGGSKGAEAIRSLLLEGEEGRWNPRAEALLFAAARSDHVEKTIKPALRAGKWVLSDRFLDSSLAYQGEAGGLGIDRVRDLHRFGSEDFLPDRTLVLRLEGGEGAARARHRDGEEGDRIGSRPPSYHAAVDKGFKAMAEAEPGRVRLIDASGNAATVTARLLYALGDLLP from the coding sequence ATCATGACGGGGCGCTTCATCTCTCTGGAAGGCGGCGAAGGGGTCGGCAAATCGACCCAGCTTGCCGCGCTGGCCGAGGCGCTGGAGGGAAGAGGCGTCGAAGTCCTCGTCACCCGCGAGCCGGGCGGCAGCAAGGGCGCGGAGGCGATCCGCAGTTTGCTGCTCGAAGGCGAAGAGGGGCGCTGGAACCCGCGCGCCGAGGCATTGCTCTTTGCCGCGGCGCGATCCGACCATGTCGAAAAGACGATCAAGCCGGCGCTGCGGGCGGGCAAATGGGTATTGTCGGACCGGTTCCTGGACAGCTCGCTCGCCTATCAGGGGGAAGCGGGCGGGCTCGGGATCGATCGCGTGCGCGATCTGCATCGTTTCGGAAGCGAGGATTTCCTGCCCGATCGGACATTGGTGCTGCGCCTTGAAGGCGGGGAGGGGGCTGCTCGTGCCCGTCACCGCGATGGCGAGGAAGGCGACCGCATCGGTTCGCGCCCGCCCAGCTATCATGCCGCGGTCGACAAGGGCTTCAAGGCGATGGCAGAGGCGGAGCCGGGGCGTGTGCGCCTGATCGATGCATCGGGCAATGCCGCGACGGTGACCGCGCGCTTGCTCTATGCGCTGGGGGATTTGCTGCCATGA